In one window of Bradyrhizobium sp. AZCC 1721 DNA:
- the tsaE gene encoding tRNA (adenosine(37)-N6)-threonylcarbamoyltransferase complex ATPase subunit type 1 TsaE yields the protein MTAPATFTVALAYEAATAHLMADLALLVGPGDVITLSGDLGAGKTAAARAMIRYLADDPALEVPSPTFTLAQSYELPFPIVHADLYRINDSSELEEIGLSPLPEGTLALIEWPERAPDALPEDRIDIAFSHRPALGSSARAAEITGYGKAAAQVARLSSLRKFLTEAGFLDAARERMPGDASTRSYARLIGDDGTSILMNSPRRPDGPAIYGGKSYSAAVHLAEDVKPFVAIDNGLRAHGFSAPAIRHADLDSGFLITEDFGSAGIVEGDPPRPIAERYEAATDMLAALHRETLPETAPLGPQGSYEIPVYDIDAWLVEIGLMLEWYLPVRGAAVSSQQRDEFIAMWRTLLEKPAAAPRTWVLRDFHSPNIIWLDDRTGILRVGIIDFQDAALGPAAYDLVSLLQDARIDVPEPLELSLLTRYIKARRAADGQFDPASFAELYAIMSAQRNTRLLGTFARLNGRDGKPQYLRHQPRIWTYLNRSLAHPALAAFREWYAANVPPPLS from the coding sequence ATGACCGCGCCCGCGACATTTACAGTGGCGTTGGCGTACGAGGCGGCAACGGCGCATCTGATGGCCGACCTCGCGCTGCTGGTCGGCCCCGGCGACGTCATTACGCTGTCGGGCGATCTCGGCGCGGGAAAGACCGCGGCGGCGCGCGCCATGATCCGTTATCTCGCCGACGATCCCGCGCTCGAAGTGCCGAGCCCGACTTTCACGCTGGCGCAGAGCTACGAGCTGCCATTTCCGATTGTCCACGCCGATCTCTACCGCATCAACGATTCGAGCGAGCTGGAGGAAATCGGCTTGTCGCCACTGCCGGAGGGCACGCTGGCGCTGATCGAGTGGCCGGAGCGCGCACCCGACGCACTGCCCGAAGATCGCATTGACATCGCCTTCAGCCATCGTCCCGCGCTCGGATCGAGCGCACGGGCCGCCGAAATCACCGGCTATGGCAAGGCGGCGGCGCAGGTGGCGCGACTAAGCAGCTTGCGCAAATTTCTCACTGAGGCAGGCTTTCTGGATGCAGCGCGCGAGCGCATGCCCGGCGACGCCTCGACGCGCTCCTATGCGCGTCTGATCGGCGACGATGGCACATCCATCCTGATGAATTCGCCGCGCCGTCCGGATGGACCGGCGATCTATGGCGGAAAATCCTACAGCGCGGCCGTTCATCTCGCCGAGGATGTCAAGCCGTTCGTCGCCATCGACAATGGCCTGCGTGCACACGGCTTCTCGGCGCCCGCGATCCGCCACGCCGATCTCGATTCCGGTTTTCTGATCACCGAGGATTTCGGCAGCGCCGGCATCGTCGAAGGCGATCCGCCGCGGCCGATCGCCGAGCGCTATGAGGCGGCAACCGACATGCTCGCGGCGTTACACCGCGAAACCCTGCCCGAAACGGCGCCGCTTGGGCCGCAGGGCTCTTACGAAATTCCGGTCTACGATATCGATGCATGGCTGGTCGAGATCGGGCTGATGCTCGAATGGTATCTGCCGGTTCGCGGCGCTGCAGTCAGTTCGCAACAACGCGACGAATTCATCGCGATGTGGCGAACGCTGTTGGAAAAGCCGGCGGCTGCACCGCGAACCTGGGTGCTGCGTGATTTTCATTCGCCCAACATCATCTGGCTCGACGATCGCACCGGGATTTTACGTGTCGGCATCATCGACTTCCAGGACGCCGCATTGGGCCCGGCCGCCTACGATCTGGTTTCCCTGCTGCAGGACGCGCGGATCGACGTCCCCGAACCACTCGAGTTGTCGCTTTTGACCCGCTACATCAAGGCGCGCCGCGCGGCAGATGGCCAATTCGATCCGGCCAGCTTTGCCGAGCTCTACGCCATCATGTCGGCGCAGCGTAATACGCGCCTGCTCGGTACCTTCGCCCGGCTCAACGGGCGCGACGGCAAGCCGCAATATCTGCGCCACCAGCCCCGGATCTGGACCTACCTGAACCGCTCGCTGGCGCACCCCGCGCTGGCGGCGTTTCGCGAATGGTATGCCGCCAACGTGCCGCCGCCGCTGTCCTGA
- a CDS encoding PilZ domain-containing protein, with the protein MAAAERRKGDRVVFERGFAAHMMGIDGTWRRDCVMEDVSETGAKLTVEGSVEGLHLKEFFLLLSSTGLAYRRCELAWVNGDQIGVNFLKQGDKKKKMAKRGAEDADA; encoded by the coding sequence ATGGCGGCGGCGGAACGGCGCAAGGGAGATCGAGTCGTGTTCGAGCGCGGCTTTGCGGCGCACATGATGGGAATCGACGGCACCTGGCGGCGTGATTGCGTGATGGAAGACGTCTCCGAGACCGGCGCCAAGCTGACGGTCGAAGGCTCGGTCGAGGGCCTGCATCTGAAGGAATTCTTCCTGCTATTGTCGTCGACGGGATTGGCCTATCGGCGCTGCGAGCTGGCCTGGGTCAATGGCGACCAGATCGGCGTCAATTTCCTGAAGCAGGGCGACAAGAAAAAGAAAATGGCCAAGCGCGGGGCCGAGGACGCTGACGCCTGA
- the trxA gene encoding thioredoxin, translating to MAVGKVSDADFEAEVLKATGPVVVDFWAEWCGPCRMIAPALDEISGAMGDKVKIVKLNVDESPKTASKYGVMSIPTLMIFKGGEMASRQVGAAPKAKLQQWITAAV from the coding sequence ATGGCCGTTGGCAAGGTTTCTGACGCCGATTTCGAAGCCGAAGTGCTCAAGGCGACCGGGCCGGTGGTCGTCGATTTCTGGGCCGAATGGTGCGGCCCCTGCCGCATGATCGCGCCCGCGCTCGACGAGATTTCCGGCGCCATGGGCGACAAGGTCAAGATCGTGAAGCTGAACGTCGACGAGAGCCCGAAGACGGCCTCCAAATACGGCGTGATGTCGATCCCGACCCTGATGATCTTCAAGGGCGGCGAGATGGCCTCCCGCCAGGTCGGCGCCGCGCCGAAGGCGAAGCTGCAGCAGTGGATCACCGCGGCGGTTTGA
- the coaBC gene encoding bifunctional phosphopantothenoylcysteine decarboxylase/phosphopantothenate--cysteine ligase CoaBC codes for MASLTIRKLDEAVKAYLRLRSAGNGRSVEEEVRVILGELVQGRPELSGATPPSAEAHAQAAPSASASSTRNVTLIIGGGIAAFKSLELIRRLKERRIHVRCVLTKAAQQFVTPLSASALSHERVYTDLFNPESEFDAGHIRLARECDLIIVAPATADLMAKMAHGHADDLATAILLAANRPILLAPAMNPLMWNNAATRRNVMQLRRDGVHMIGPTAGEMAESNEAGIGRMSEAVEIAAAAIDILRPPRPRPLAGKRVLITAGPTHEAIDPVRYIANRSSGKQGFAIAAAAQAAGADVTLVSGPVDLRDPPGVTVIRVESARDMLHRVEAALPADIAIFAAAVADWRVANEGEQKLKKTSSGMPQLALVENPDILATISKLKEKRPPLVIGFAAETEHLIDNAKAKIVRKGCDWIVANDVSPASGVMGGDRNTVHLLTRDGEEINVDSIKVESWPVMTKEQVAAELVAKIAQTMEKNS; via the coding sequence ATGGCCAGCCTGACCATCCGAAAACTCGATGAAGCCGTCAAAGCCTATTTGCGACTCCGGTCGGCGGGAAACGGCCGCTCCGTCGAAGAGGAAGTCCGGGTCATCCTGGGAGAACTAGTCCAAGGGCGTCCCGAACTATCAGGCGCCACACCACCCTCCGCAGAGGCCCACGCACAGGCAGCGCCGTCGGCCAGCGCCTCCAGCACGCGGAACGTCACCCTGATCATCGGCGGCGGCATTGCCGCGTTCAAGTCGCTGGAGCTGATCCGGCGGCTGAAGGAGCGACGCATTCACGTCCGCTGCGTGCTAACCAAGGCCGCCCAGCAATTCGTCACGCCGCTTTCGGCCAGCGCGCTGTCGCATGAGCGCGTCTATACGGACCTGTTCAATCCCGAGAGCGAATTCGACGCCGGCCATATCCGGCTGGCGCGCGAATGCGATCTGATCATCGTGGCGCCGGCGACCGCCGACCTGATGGCGAAGATGGCGCACGGCCATGCCGACGATCTCGCTACCGCCATCCTGCTGGCAGCCAACCGGCCGATCCTGCTGGCGCCTGCGATGAACCCCCTGATGTGGAACAACGCCGCCACCCGCCGCAACGTCATGCAGCTTCGCCGCGACGGCGTTCACATGATCGGCCCCACCGCCGGGGAAATGGCTGAGTCCAATGAGGCCGGCATCGGGCGGATGTCGGAGGCGGTCGAGATTGCCGCCGCCGCCATCGATATCCTGCGCCCGCCGCGACCGCGTCCGCTCGCGGGCAAGCGCGTGCTGATCACGGCAGGGCCGACGCATGAGGCGATCGATCCTGTGCGCTATATCGCCAACCGCTCCTCCGGCAAGCAGGGTTTTGCCATCGCCGCCGCGGCACAGGCCGCGGGCGCGGACGTCACGCTGGTGTCCGGCCCGGTCGACTTGCGCGATCCCCCCGGCGTCACGGTGATCCGGGTCGAATCGGCGCGTGACATGCTGCATCGGGTGGAAGCCGCCTTGCCGGCGGACATCGCGATCTTCGCCGCCGCCGTTGCCGACTGGCGCGTTGCCAATGAAGGCGAGCAGAAACTAAAAAAGACGTCCTCCGGCATGCCGCAGCTCGCATTGGTGGAAAATCCCGACATTCTGGCGACGATCTCGAAACTGAAGGAGAAGCGTCCGCCGCTGGTGATCGGTTTTGCCGCCGAGACCGAACATCTGATTGACAATGCAAAGGCCAAGATCGTGCGCAAGGGCTGCGACTGGATCGTCGCCAATGACGTTTCGCCTGCCTCCGGTGTGATGGGCGGCGACCGCAACACTGTTCACCTGCTGACGCGCGATGGCGAGGAGATCAACGTCGACAGCATTAAAGTGGAGTCTTGGCCGGTGATGACCAAGGAACAGGTCGCAGCCGAACTGGTGGCGAAGATTGCGCAGACCATGGAGAAGAATTCGTGA
- a CDS encoding nucleotidyltransferase family protein: MSVTPTKAMVLAAGLGLRMRPLTDHMPKPLVSVAGQPLLDHVLDKLAGAGVSEAVVNVHYLPDQIIQHTANRSRPRIIISDERDQVLGTGGAVVKALPLLGKEPFFHVNADTMWIDGVRPNLTRLAETFDPDRMDILLLMAPTTSSIGYAGRGDYAMLPDGALRKRREHQVVPFVYAGAAIMSPALFADAPIGEFSLTKMFDRANEQERLFGLRLDGVWMHVGTPDAVQAAEEAFLESVA, from the coding sequence ATGTCCGTTACGCCCACCAAAGCCATGGTCCTTGCCGCCGGTCTCGGTTTGCGCATGCGCCCACTGACCGACCATATGCCGAAGCCGCTGGTGAGTGTGGCCGGCCAGCCGTTGCTCGATCACGTGCTCGACAAGCTCGCCGGCGCCGGCGTCAGCGAGGCCGTGGTCAACGTGCATTACCTGCCGGACCAGATCATCCAGCACACGGCGAACCGTAGCCGGCCCCGCATCATCATTTCCGACGAACGCGACCAGGTGCTCGGCACCGGTGGCGCGGTGGTGAAGGCGCTGCCGCTGCTCGGCAAGGAGCCGTTCTTCCACGTCAACGCCGATACGATGTGGATCGACGGCGTGCGGCCCAATCTGACGCGGCTTGCCGAAACCTTCGATCCCGATCGCATGGACATCCTGCTCTTGATGGCGCCGACCACGAGCAGCATCGGCTATGCCGGCCGTGGCGACTACGCCATGCTGCCGGATGGCGCGCTGCGCAAGCGGCGCGAACACCAGGTGGTGCCGTTCGTCTATGCGGGGGCCGCGATCATGTCGCCCGCGCTGTTTGCCGACGCACCCATCGGCGAGTTCTCGCTGACCAAGATGTTCGACCGCGCCAACGAGCAGGAGCGGCTGTTTGGCCTGAGGCTCGACGGCGTCTGGATGCACGTCGGAACCCCCGACGCAGTGCAAGCGGCGGAAGAGGCGTTTCTGGAGAGCGTGGCGTAG
- a CDS encoding PAS domain-containing sensor histidine kinase has product MSGVVAAMRRTLLSCTSLARHGVIALATAFSALPEPALADELTITQAISALFALNHQEFAALTTALSLLGFTVVAAILLMRTRIRATRTELDLRSDIADLQVQADRLRALLFAEPQILIAWAAGDNRPQISGDTSLLISQEALSNSPQRILAFGTWLPPEPALRMDRAVDALREAGEGFLLNLSTSSGRAIEAMGRAIGGQAIVRIRELGGLRRELAESNLRYRTLLEETELLRNFAAAAPWPIWAKSAEGNLRYANAAYVRATEGASVADTIYRNLELLENDQRSEMGRVLNDNSTYAARLPIVVGGERRIYDVQALKLGGGSAGIAIDASEATQLRDAMERMAEAHRRTLDQLSSGVAVFDGQRRLAFYNESYRRLWGLDQAFLDSNPDDSSVLDRLRAARKLPEQPDFRAWKAKLHDAYRAVEPENYTWFLPDGRAVSVVTTPNLEGGVTYLFDNVTESLDLARRYDRLTRVQHETLDNLAEAVAVFGSNGRVELFNPAFLKMWKLSAESLKEQPHIETVEAWCKPLFDDALTWRALREAITAIENRAQVALKLERKDGSVLDCMTMPLPDGATLLTFQDITDTENVERALRERNEALEAADQMKVDFVHHVSYELRAPLTTIIGFAHFLSDPSTGPLTPKQAEYLDYVTKSTNALLALTNNILDLATIDAGAMKLELGPVNIEKAIQAAAEGIQDRLATDRIELKVDIDPEIGNFTGDERRVVQVLYNLLANAVGFSPHDAAVTISARRTEHRVIFTVSDSGPGIPAEVKDKVFDWFESHSHGSRHRGAGLGLSLVRSFVELHGGKVRVDSVVGRGTTVTCDFPIDQNAHRNAAE; this is encoded by the coding sequence ATGTCGGGCGTAGTCGCTGCGATGCGTCGAACCCTGCTGTCGTGCACCTCGCTGGCGCGCCACGGCGTGATTGCGCTCGCCACCGCCTTCTCGGCGCTGCCGGAGCCCGCTTTGGCCGACGAATTGACCATCACGCAGGCGATTTCCGCCTTGTTCGCCCTCAATCACCAGGAGTTCGCGGCGCTGACCACGGCGCTATCGCTGCTCGGCTTTACCGTGGTGGCCGCAATCCTCCTAATGCGCACGCGCATTCGGGCCACCCGGACGGAACTCGACCTGCGCTCCGACATCGCCGATCTGCAGGTACAGGCCGACCGGCTGCGCGCGCTGCTATTCGCTGAGCCGCAGATCCTGATCGCCTGGGCCGCGGGGGACAACCGGCCCCAGATCAGCGGCGACACTTCGCTTCTGATCTCGCAGGAAGCACTGTCGAATTCGCCGCAACGCATTCTCGCCTTTGGAACCTGGCTGCCGCCGGAACCGGCGCTGCGCATGGACCGTGCGGTCGACGCGCTGCGCGAGGCCGGCGAAGGCTTTCTGCTCAACCTCTCCACCTCGAGCGGCCGCGCCATCGAAGCGATGGGCCGTGCCATTGGGGGACAAGCCATTGTGCGGATTCGCGAACTCGGCGGCTTGCGCCGTGAACTCGCCGAATCCAATCTCCGCTACAGGACGCTTTTGGAGGAGACCGAGTTGTTGCGCAACTTCGCCGCCGCGGCGCCCTGGCCGATCTGGGCCAAGAGCGCCGAGGGCAATCTGCGTTACGCGAACGCGGCCTATGTGCGGGCCACCGAAGGCGCAAGCGTCGCGGACACGATCTACCGCAACCTCGAGCTCCTGGAGAACGACCAGCGTTCCGAGATGGGCCGGGTGCTGAACGACAATTCCACCTACGCCGCGCGGCTGCCGATCGTGGTCGGCGGCGAGCGACGCATCTATGATGTTCAGGCGCTCAAGCTCGGCGGCGGCAGCGCCGGCATCGCCATCGACGCCAGCGAGGCGACCCAGTTGCGCGACGCCATGGAGCGGATGGCGGAAGCCCACCGCCGCACCCTCGACCAGTTGTCGTCGGGGGTTGCCGTATTCGACGGCCAGCGGCGGCTTGCCTTCTACAACGAATCCTACCGGCGGCTGTGGGGCCTCGATCAAGCCTTCCTCGATTCCAACCCCGACGATTCAAGCGTGCTCGACCGGCTGCGCGCGGCGCGCAAACTGCCCGAACAGCCCGATTTCCGTGCCTGGAAGGCCAAGCTCCACGACGCCTACCGCGCCGTCGAGCCGGAGAACTACACCTGGTTTCTGCCCGACGGCCGCGCCGTCAGCGTCGTCACCACGCCGAACCTCGAAGGCGGCGTCACCTATCTGTTCGACAATGTCACCGAGAGCCTCGATCTCGCACGCCGCTATGACCGGCTGACCCGGGTCCAGCATGAAACGCTCGACAATCTGGCTGAAGCGGTCGCCGTGTTCGGTAGCAACGGCCGTGTGGAACTGTTCAATCCCGCTTTCCTGAAAATGTGGAAGCTCTCGGCGGAATCGCTCAAAGAGCAGCCCCACATCGAGACCGTGGAAGCGTGGTGCAAGCCGCTGTTCGACGACGCGCTGACCTGGCGGGCGCTGCGCGAGGCGATCACCGCGATCGAGAACCGGGCGCAGGTGGCGCTGAAACTCGAGCGCAAGGACGGCAGCGTGCTGGATTGCATGACCATGCCGCTACCCGACGGCGCGACGCTTTTGACGTTCCAGGACATCACCGACACCGAAAATGTCGAGCGCGCGCTGCGCGAGCGCAACGAGGCGCTGGAAGCTGCCGACCAGATGAAGGTGGATTTCGTCCACCACGTGTCCTACGAGCTGCGCGCACCGCTGACCACCATCATCGGCTTTGCACATTTCCTCAGCGATCCCTCGACCGGCCCGCTGACGCCAAAGCAGGCCGAGTATCTCGACTACGTTACCAAGTCGACCAACGCGCTGCTCGCGCTCACCAACAACATCCTCGATCTCGCCACCATTGATGCCGGCGCCATGAAGCTCGAGCTCGGCCCGGTCAATATCGAAAAAGCCATTCAGGCCGCCGCCGAAGGCATCCAGGACCGGCTGGCGACCGACCGCATCGAGCTCAAGGTCGATATCGATCCTGAGATCGGCAACTTCACCGGCGACGAGCGGCGCGTGGTGCAAGTGCTCTATAACCTGCTTGCCAACGCCGTCGGGTTCTCGCCGCACGATGCCGCGGTCACGATCAGCGCGCGGCGAACCGAGCACCGCGTGATCTTCACCGTCTCCGATTCCGGCCCCGGCATTCCCGCCGAGGTGAAAGACAAGGTATTCGACTGGTTCGAGAGCCACTCCCACGGCTCGCGCCACCGCGGCGCCGGCCTCGGCCTGTCGCTGGTACGCTCGTTCGTCGAACTGCATGGCGGCAAGGTGCGCGTCGACTCAGTCGTCGGCAGAGGCACGACCGTCACCTGCGATTTCCCGATCGACCAGAACGCCCACCGTAACGCTGCCGAATGA
- the dut gene encoding dUTP diphosphatase — translation MVKVDVCQLPHGEGLALPAYQSANAAGLDLLAAVPADTPLILPPGKFAMVPTALTIALPSGYEAQVRPRSGLAAKHGVTVLNSPGTVDADYRGEINVLLINHGDTPFPIKRGERIAQMVIAPVVQAELVPVTSLTATGRGSGGFGSTGR, via the coding sequence ATGGTGAAGGTCGACGTCTGCCAACTACCACATGGTGAAGGCCTCGCACTGCCGGCCTATCAGAGCGCCAATGCCGCCGGGCTCGACCTGCTCGCGGCGGTGCCGGCGGATACGCCGCTGATCCTCCCGCCCGGAAAATTCGCGATGGTGCCGACCGCGCTCACGATCGCGCTGCCTTCCGGATATGAGGCGCAGGTGCGGCCGCGCTCCGGGCTTGCCGCCAAACACGGCGTCACGGTGCTGAACTCGCCCGGCACGGTGGATGCGGATTACCGCGGCGAGATCAACGTGCTCCTGATTAACCACGGTGATACGCCCTTCCCAATCAAGCGCGGCGAGCGCATCGCGCAGATGGTGATCGCGCCTGTGGTGCAAGCGGAACTGGTTCCCGTCACTTCGCTAACGGCAACCGGCCGTGGCAGTGGCGGTTTTGGCTCGACCGGCCGCTGA
- the addB gene encoding double-strand break repair protein AddB: MRVFSVPVSAPFLRTVIAALVDGRLVEGFEARKDPLNLATATLYLPTRRAGRLAREIFLDELKTDAAILPRIVALGDIDEDELAFAEGSEQFSGVAPLDVPPKLGELERRLTLAHLVAAWAKSPVSAPLVVGGPASTLALAGDLARLMDDMVTRGVAWKALDKLVPDQFDKYWQHSLEFLRIARKAWPEHLKEIGRIEPAERRDRLIEAEAARLTAHHEGPVVAAGSTGSMPATAKFLTAVAHLKQGAVVLPGLDTDLDEEAWQTIGGVRDAQGKFTTQPSSNHPQFAMHGLLDRFGIKRSDVETLGTPAQRGREVLVSETMRPSTATEQWHDRLAQAEVSARIAAGMANLAVVEAPNSEMEALAIAVAMREARHLGKSAALVTPDRALARRVMAALRRWNLEFDDSGGDALMDTPSGIFARLAAEAAAQELEPPTLLALLKHPLFRLGGAFGAFKHAIETLELALLRGTRPQAGTAGLARDFDRFCVELGKLRRKEASSLHASEPRAKLRDDELDQAQALIAALQKALSPLEILGSSKPYDFAELALRHRETLIALSSDRNGIAVVFEEAQGSALSAAFDDLLAEQKPSGLMVQLGDYPDVFQTAYADRMVRRPESANAQLQIYGQLEARLTESDRVILGGLVEGVWPPAPRVDPWLSRPMRHELGLDLPERRIGLSAHDFAQLLGTPDVILTHSAKVGGAPAVASRFVHRLEAVAGEPRWEEAKRAGENYVRFAAELDQPDEVKPIEQPAPKPPVETRPLKLSVTAIEDWLRDPYTIYAKHILRLDPLDPVDMPLSAADRGSAIHDALGEFTQEFADVLPPEPAQALRGIGEKYFAPLMERPEARALWWPRFQRIAAWFAEWEKARRDDIEKIAAEIKGEIKIPLDSERIFTLSARADRIEQRHDGSFAILDYKTGQPPTGKQVRMGLSPQLTLEAAILREGGFENIHAGSSVGELVYVRLSGNNPPGEQRSLELKIRNNDTPQRPDEAADYAREQLEALIRKFENVETAYTSLNLSMWSNRYGAYDDLARIKEWSAAGGLGIEEW, from the coding sequence ATGCGCGTTTTCAGCGTTCCCGTCTCCGCACCGTTCCTGCGCACCGTCATCGCGGCACTGGTCGACGGCCGGCTGGTCGAGGGATTCGAGGCGCGAAAGGATCCGCTGAATCTCGCAACGGCGACGCTCTATCTGCCGACCCGGCGCGCCGGGCGGCTGGCGCGGGAGATATTTCTTGATGAGCTGAAGACCGATGCTGCGATCCTGCCGCGCATCGTAGCGCTCGGCGACATCGACGAGGACGAGCTGGCGTTTGCGGAAGGTTCCGAACAATTCAGCGGCGTCGCGCCGCTCGACGTTCCGCCAAAACTTGGCGAACTGGAGCGCCGCCTGACGCTGGCGCATCTGGTTGCGGCATGGGCAAAAAGCCCGGTGTCGGCGCCGCTCGTGGTCGGCGGCCCGGCCTCGACGCTAGCGCTGGCCGGCGATCTGGCGCGGTTGATGGACGACATGGTGACGCGCGGCGTCGCCTGGAAGGCACTCGACAAATTGGTACCCGACCAGTTCGACAAATATTGGCAGCACTCGCTGGAATTCCTGCGCATCGCGCGCAAGGCATGGCCGGAACACTTAAAGGAAATCGGCCGGATCGAACCTGCGGAACGGCGCGACCGCCTGATTGAGGCGGAAGCCGCGCGCCTGACCGCACATCATGAGGGACCGGTGGTGGCGGCAGGTTCGACCGGCTCAATGCCGGCAACCGCGAAATTCCTCACTGCCGTAGCCCATCTGAAGCAGGGCGCGGTGGTGCTGCCGGGGCTCGATACCGATCTCGACGAGGAAGCCTGGCAGACGATTGGCGGCGTCAGGGACGCGCAGGGCAAATTCACCACGCAGCCCTCCTCGAACCACCCGCAATTCGCGATGCATGGATTGCTGGATCGCTTCGGCATCAAGCGAAGCGACGTCGAAACCCTGGGTACGCCAGCGCAGCGGGGGCGCGAGGTACTGGTATCGGAGACGATGCGCCCGTCGACGGCGACCGAGCAATGGCATGACCGGCTGGCGCAGGCGGAAGTGTCTGCCAGGATCGCTGCCGGCATGGCAAATCTCGCCGTCGTCGAAGCACCCAACTCGGAGATGGAAGCGCTGGCGATCGCGGTGGCGATGCGCGAGGCGCGGCACCTCGGTAAATCCGCCGCGCTGGTGACGCCGGATCGCGCGCTGGCACGGCGGGTGATGGCGGCGCTGAGGCGCTGGAATCTCGAATTTGATGATTCCGGTGGCGACGCGCTGATGGACACGCCAAGCGGTATTTTTGCCCGCCTCGCCGCAGAAGCCGCCGCCCAGGAGCTGGAGCCCCCGACGCTGCTCGCGCTACTGAAACATCCGCTGTTTCGGCTTGGTGGTGCATTCGGCGCGTTCAAGCACGCCATCGAGACCCTCGAACTGGCGCTGCTGCGCGGCACCCGGCCGCAGGCAGGAACGGCGGGCTTGGCACGCGACTTCGATCGCTTCTGCGTCGAGCTCGGAAAACTCCGGCGCAAGGAAGCTTCCTCGCTTCACGCCTCGGAGCCACGCGCGAAACTAAGGGATGACGAACTCGATCAGGCCCAGGCGCTGATCGCGGCGTTGCAGAAGGCGCTGTCGCCGCTGGAAATCTTGGGCTCATCAAAGCCGTACGATTTCGCCGAACTGGCGCTGCGCCATCGTGAAACGCTGATCGCGCTGTCCTCGGATCGAAACGGAATTGCGGTCGTCTTCGAGGAGGCGCAGGGCTCGGCATTGTCAGCGGCGTTCGACGACCTGCTGGCCGAGCAAAAGCCGAGCGGCCTGATGGTTCAGCTCGGCGATTACCCCGACGTGTTCCAGACCGCCTATGCCGACCGCATGGTGCGGCGGCCGGAATCCGCCAATGCGCAGCTCCAGATCTACGGCCAACTCGAAGCGCGGCTGACCGAATCCGACCGCGTCATCCTTGGCGGGCTGGTCGAAGGCGTGTGGCCGCCGGCGCCGCGGGTCGATCCGTGGCTGAGCCGGCCGATGCGTCATGAACTCGGCCTCGACCTGCCGGAGCGGCGCATCGGCCTCTCCGCGCACGATTTCGCGCAATTGCTGGGCACGCCAGATGTGATTCTCACCCATTCGGCCAAAGTCGGCGGCGCGCCGGCGGTCGCCTCGCGCTTCGTGCACCGATTGGAGGCGGTGGCCGGCGAACCGCGCTGGGAGGAAGCCAAACGTGCCGGAGAAAATTACGTCCGCTTCGCCGCCGAACTGGATCAGCCCGACGAGGTCAAGCCGATCGAGCAGCCCGCGCCGAAGCCGCCGGTCGAGACGCGGCCGCTCAAGCTGTCGGTCACGGCGATCGAGGACTGGCTGCGCGATCCCTATACGATCTACGCAAAGCATATTTTGCGCCTCGATCCGCTCGATCCCGTCGACATGCCATTGTCGGCGGCCGACCGCGGCTCGGCGATCCATGACGCGCTCGGCGAATTCACGCAAGAATTCGCCGACGTCCTTCCGCCAGAGCCCGCGCAGGCGCTGCGCGGCATCGGCGAGAAATATTTCGCCCCGCTGATGGAGCGGCCCGAGGCACGCGCCCTGTGGTGGCCGCGGTTTCAGCGCATCGCCGCCTGGTTTGCGGAGTGGGAAAAGGCGCGGCGCGACGACATCGAGAAGATTGCCGCCGAGATCAAGGGCGAGATCAAGATTCCGCTCGATAGCGAGCGCATCTTCACGCTGTCCGCGCGCGCCGACCGGATCGAGCAGCGCCATGACGGCAGCTTTGCGATCCTCGATTATAAGACCGGACAGCCGCCGACCGGCAAGCAGGTGCGGATGGGCCTGTCGCCGCAACTGACGCTGGAGGCCGCGATCCTGCGTGAGGGCGGGTTTGAGAATATCCACGCCGGCTCATCTGTCGGCGAACTCGTCTATGTCAGGCTTAGCGGCAACAATCCGCCCGGCGAGCAGCGCTCGCTGGAACTGAAAATCAGGAACAACGACACGCCGCAGCGGCCGGACGAAGCGGCCGATTACGCGCGCGAACAGCTTGAAGCATTGATCCGCAAATTCGAGAACGTGGAAACCGCCTATACCTCTCTGAACCTGTCGATGTGGTCGAACCGCTACGGCGCCTATGACGACCTCGCCCGGATCAAGGAATGGTCGGCGGCCGGCGGGCTGGGGATCGAGGAATGGTGA